Proteins from a genomic interval of Paenibacillus sp. FSL H8-0048:
- a CDS encoding hydroxymethylglutaryl-CoA synthase family protein: MRVGIESINFYGGPAVIPARTIFEGRGLDLSRFDNLMMDRKSVGVACEDAVTGGVNAAKPIIDALSEADRNRIELVITASESGVDFGKSLSTYIHDYLGLGRHCRLFELKQACYGGTAGLHMAACFIASGASPGAKALVIATDVARAAAKSTYGEPTQAVGAVAMLISANPEILELDFGATGHYSYEVMDTCRPLPEIETGNPDLSLLSYLDCLENAYKNYKDKVDGVDFRETFDYLAFHTPFGGMVKGAHRKLIHDELKLRGSAVQQDFEQRVAPSLTYGMQVGNVYSAALYLSLCSLIDQADIQDYRRVGLFSYGSGCSSEFYSGVITPESVRKLSAMNIQGHLDSRYELTFEEYDDILDQNVEWLFGIRDKKVDFSRFSGIYDHFFKGKGYLVLTEVDDFHRKYAWS; the protein is encoded by the coding sequence ATGCGTGTGGGGATTGAGAGCATCAATTTTTACGGAGGACCGGCGGTCATTCCGGCCCGGACGATCTTCGAGGGCCGGGGGCTGGACCTTAGCCGGTTCGACAACCTGATGATGGACCGCAAGTCGGTGGGCGTAGCCTGCGAGGATGCTGTAACCGGCGGGGTCAATGCGGCGAAGCCGATCATTGACGCTCTGAGCGAAGCGGACAGAAACCGGATTGAGCTGGTCATTACAGCCAGCGAGTCGGGCGTCGATTTCGGTAAATCACTCAGCACCTATATCCATGACTATCTGGGCCTCGGCCGTCATTGCCGGTTATTCGAGCTGAAGCAGGCCTGCTACGGCGGCACCGCCGGACTGCATATGGCTGCGTGCTTCATCGCCTCGGGGGCGTCTCCGGGAGCCAAGGCACTAGTCATTGCTACCGATGTTGCCAGGGCGGCTGCCAAAAGCACCTATGGGGAGCCGACCCAGGCTGTCGGAGCCGTAGCGATGCTGATCAGTGCCAATCCTGAGATTCTGGAGCTGGATTTCGGCGCTACCGGCCATTACAGCTATGAGGTAATGGACACCTGCCGTCCGCTGCCGGAGATCGAGACCGGGAACCCGGATTTATCGCTGCTGTCTTATCTGGACTGCCTGGAGAACGCCTACAAGAATTATAAGGACAAGGTGGACGGTGTCGATTTCCGTGAGACCTTCGATTACCTGGCCTTCCATACGCCGTTCGGCGGTATGGTCAAGGGCGCGCACCGCAAGCTGATCCATGATGAGCTGAAGCTGAGGGGCTCTGCGGTCCAGCAGGATTTTGAGCAGAGAGTGGCCCCCTCCCTGACCTACGGCATGCAGGTGGGGAATGTCTATTCCGCCGCCTTGTACCTCAGTCTGTGCAGCTTGATTGACCAGGCGGATATTCAGGATTACCGCAGAGTCGGGTTGTTCTCCTATGGCTCTGGCTGTTCCTCTGAATTCTACAGCGGGGTGATTACACCGGAATCCGTCAGGAAGCTAAGCGCAATGAACATACAGGGGCATCTGGACAGCCGTTACGAACTGACCTTTGAGGAATACGACGATATTCTGGATCAGAACGTGGAGTGGCTGTTCGGAATCCGCGATAAGAAGGTGGATTTCTCCAGATTCAGCGGGATTTATGATCACTTCTTCAAGGGCAAGGGTTACCTTGTGCTGACAGAGGTCGATGATTTTCACCGCAAGTATGCGTGGAGCTGA
- a CDS encoding MBL fold metallo-hydrolase translates to MTQQIFKEAGMEATYDLFTLKTQCMTFLNYAYLGIDKTSRKAFVVDPSWDVSQMIRILESHDASLEAVLLTHSHFDHTNMVKKLERLYRPTVYISKTEADYYKYRCNRLRTVEDMDRIHIGDSAITCLVTPGHTPGSVCYWGEDHLFSGDTVFIEGCGLCDSDGGSAEDMFYSIHRLIRLIPPSAQVFPGHSFGDPPGKEMSYLYKKNLYFQIDDINHFVKYRNRKNNARVFDFK, encoded by the coding sequence ATGACACAGCAAATCTTCAAGGAGGCGGGCATGGAAGCGACCTATGATCTGTTTACGCTTAAAACGCAGTGCATGACTTTTTTGAACTACGCTTATCTCGGTATTGACAAGACCTCCCGCAAAGCTTTTGTGGTTGATCCGTCCTGGGATGTATCGCAGATGATCCGTATTTTGGAGTCACATGACGCCTCGCTTGAGGCTGTGCTGCTGACCCACTCTCATTTTGACCACACCAATATGGTAAAGAAGCTCGAAAGGCTCTACCGTCCCACCGTCTATATCTCCAAAACAGAGGCGGACTACTATAAATACCGCTGCAACCGGCTCAGAACCGTTGAGGACATGGACCGGATTCACATTGGAGATTCAGCAATCACCTGTCTCGTGACCCCCGGGCATACCCCGGGCAGCGTCTGTTACTGGGGCGAAGACCATCTGTTCTCCGGCGATACGGTATTTATCGAAGGCTGCGGCTTATGCGACAGCGACGGCGGTTCGGCAGAGGATATGTTCTACAGCATCCACCGGCTGATCCGGCTGATTCCGCCAAGCGCACAGGTATTCCCGGGCCATTCCTTCGGTGATCCGCCGGGCAAAGAGATGAGCTATCTTTACAAGAAGAATCTGTATTTTCAGATCGATGATATCAATCATTTTGTGAAATACAGGAACCGCAAGAATAATGCCAGAGTGTTTGATTTCAAATAA
- a CDS encoding 4'-phosphopantetheinyl transferase family protein yields the protein MQYTAFARQYEQFLSETVRRCHLELEGPEGSYGLKLSVVSLPPEDGPLDYLSAAEKEQYFGFQYPRRRNSYLLGKLAAKMAAAGEEDDLAGIQIEHGILCQPIVSGSTRRITITHCDGLGAAVDYDPRLMAGVDIELVDEKAVEGIRRITSKQEEELIKESGPLLALPNFLTLLWTAKEAMSKVIQTGFTVPTELFEVKSCSRSGRGAISQFKNFTQFKAISVLREEYVFTIVLPAKAMTDSSEALLLQSLQELLPD from the coding sequence GTGCAATATACAGCGTTCGCAAGGCAATATGAACAATTTCTCTCCGAGACGGTGAGAAGATGCCATCTGGAGCTGGAAGGACCGGAGGGAAGCTACGGGTTGAAGCTCAGCGTGGTTTCCTTGCCGCCGGAGGACGGTCCGCTGGACTATCTGAGTGCGGCGGAGAAGGAGCAATATTTCGGCTTCCAGTATCCCAGAAGACGCAACAGCTATCTGCTCGGCAAGCTTGCCGCCAAGATGGCTGCGGCGGGGGAAGAGGATGACCTCGCCGGCATCCAGATTGAACACGGTATTCTGTGCCAGCCGATAGTGTCCGGAAGTACCCGGCGGATTACCATTACCCATTGCGATGGGCTGGGGGCCGCGGTGGATTACGATCCGCGTCTCATGGCGGGCGTCGATATCGAGCTGGTGGACGAGAAGGCTGTGGAGGGAATCAGAAGAATTACCAGTAAGCAGGAGGAGGAGCTGATCAAGGAATCCGGGCCTCTGCTTGCCCTCCCGAACTTTTTGACTCTGCTCTGGACGGCCAAGGAAGCGATGTCCAAGGTCATCCAGACCGGCTTCACCGTTCCCACTGAGCTGTTTGAAGTCAAATCATGCAGCCGCAGCGGACGGGGAGCCATCAGCCAGTTCAAGAATTTCACTCAATTTAAGGCAATATCCGTTCTGCGGGAGGAATATGTTTTTACCATTGTGCTGCCGGCCAAGGCGATGACTGATTCCTCGGAGGCCTTGCTGCTGCAATCCCTGCAGGAGCTGCTGCCGGACTAA
- a CDS encoding enoyl-CoA hydratase-related protein — MVMDYQAIAVSHLGDGLYSIRLSRPGSRNSLSAVLVSELLAALGRLEALDGCKAIVLEGTGGYFCTGMNFQAFVDGEAAGGSADSGAPPSADFMQLLKRLGNLSRMVIAKIDGQVLAGGIGLMAACDYVIATPRSTFALPEAIWGLVPALVSPYLIRRTGYWQAYKMTLTTLPLSAEEALGCRLADEVTDTPDAAVQRLYRRISRISPQTVREIKGYFREMWIINERMEKAAVAEIDKLTASPEVRENIQNYVRYQRFPWEKE, encoded by the coding sequence ATGGTTATGGACTATCAAGCCATTGCCGTTAGCCACCTGGGCGATGGACTGTACAGCATCCGGCTGAGCCGTCCCGGGTCCAGGAATAGCCTGTCTGCCGTTCTTGTATCCGAGCTGCTGGCTGCCTTGGGAAGACTTGAAGCGCTGGACGGCTGCAAAGCTATTGTTCTGGAAGGCACCGGCGGTTATTTCTGCACAGGGATGAACTTCCAGGCATTCGTGGACGGGGAGGCTGCCGGAGGAAGCGCTGATTCCGGTGCCCCACCCTCCGCAGACTTTATGCAGCTCTTGAAGAGGCTCGGCAATCTGTCCAGGATGGTGATTGCCAAAATCGACGGGCAGGTGCTTGCCGGCGGCATCGGACTTATGGCCGCCTGCGATTATGTCATCGCCACACCGCGCTCCACCTTCGCTCTGCCGGAGGCCATCTGGGGCCTCGTTCCCGCACTGGTCAGCCCTTATCTGATCCGCCGGACAGGCTACTGGCAGGCGTACAAGATGACGCTAACCACACTGCCATTGTCTGCGGAAGAAGCGCTGGGGTGCAGACTGGCTGATGAGGTGACCGATACCCCGGATGCTGCCGTCCAGCGGCTGTACCGGAGAATCAGCCGGATCTCGCCGCAGACGGTCCGGGAAATTAAGGGCTATTTCCGGGAGATGTGGATCATCAACGAGCGGATGGAGAAGGCTGCCGTGGCGGAGATCGACAAGCTGACCGCATCACCGGAGGTGAGGGAGAACATTCAGAATTATGTACGTTATCAAAGATTTCCTTGGGAGAAAGAATAG
- a CDS encoding phosphopantetheine-binding protein: protein MSKDQVLEIMKLKMIDILPDLTPGQIRREVSMKDLGANSIDRFDIISDTMDELKLKIPLLQFGSFKNIGEVVDFLHENL, encoded by the coding sequence ATGAGCAAAGATCAAGTACTGGAGATTATGAAGCTGAAGATGATCGATATCCTGCCGGACTTAACGCCCGGCCAGATCCGCAGAGAAGTGAGCATGAAAGACCTGGGCGCGAACTCCATTGACCGGTTCGATATTATCTCCGACACCATGGACGAATTGAAGCTCAAGATACCGCTGCTCCAGTTCGGAAGTTTCAAGAATATCGGAGAGGTCGTAGATTTCCTGCATGAGAATCTCTGA
- a CDS encoding flavodoxin domain-containing protein — MKSLVLYTSVYGSTKQYAQWIAEELGADLADIGSFDMKQADRYDTVIIGTYVRVQKLVIADYLKKVWGHLQDKKVILFSVSKTPVQSEATFKNYTKSIPEKIRAGLTYFPLEGRFNFETLADKDKTMMKVGQKMTRLFMGKEMAEEMVRNCDDVRKENISPILRELRQPS; from the coding sequence ATGAAAAGTCTTGTCCTTTACACGAGTGTCTATGGAAGCACGAAGCAATATGCGCAGTGGATCGCGGAGGAGCTTGGAGCCGATCTGGCAGACATCGGGAGCTTCGACATGAAGCAGGCAGACCGGTATGACACAGTGATCATAGGCACGTATGTCCGGGTTCAGAAGCTGGTCATCGCCGATTATCTGAAAAAGGTGTGGGGTCACCTGCAGGATAAGAAGGTCATCCTCTTCTCCGTCTCCAAGACGCCTGTACAGAGCGAAGCCACCTTCAAAAACTATACCAAAAGCATTCCTGAGAAAATCCGTGCCGGCCTTACGTATTTCCCGCTGGAAGGACGCTTCAACTTCGAAACACTTGCCGATAAGGATAAAACCATGATGAAAGTCGGCCAGAAAATGACCCGGCTGTTCATGGGCAAGGAAATGGCGGAAGAAATGGTCCGGAACTGCGACGATGTGCGCAAAGAGAATATTTCGCCGATTCTCCGGGAATTGCGCCAGCCTTCATGA
- the fabD gene encoding ACP S-malonyltransferase: MHSEMVFMFSGQGSQYHKMGYELFEKQPVFRQSMERLDRIFHELTGKSVITELYLGTKRKGSKFEDIVYSHPAIFMVQYALAETLAAEGITPHYILGVSLGEYVALAVAKVLTPQQALELIVKQVELLRANCTTGAMIAVLDHEQLYHENVELNSRSELIAVNFDQHFTIACRREQVKEVQKFIKERGVASLKLPVNYAFHSSSIDELEEPYRTYLQKIEYKSPAGEVTLVSSMAGGIVQKVDESFLWDVLRKPMNFRGALESLAAGGERFFLDLGPSGTLENFSKYILGKKQSGQIRSVITPMGSELKKLNELVAECTQMNLEKEAEEPLMSKKAYLFPGQGAQFVGMGGSLFQEYPEYTAIADRVLGYSIEELCLRNSSNLLDTTAYTQPALYVVNVLSYLKELQKGSGTPDYVAGHSLGEYSALYAAGVFDFETGLRIVQQRGALMNSATGGGMAAVIGLTEEEVLRILAQNSLDQLDVANLNTPTQIAVSGLKEDVEAAKEIFEKNGASAYVILNVSGAFHSRYMRPSAMQFREFLSQFEFAPPSIPVIANLTARPYSADGALHYMTEQMISSVKWSESVRYLMGRHPDMELTQIGPGHVIAGLVSKIQREAGPLIVDDAAEAALAIAEAAATAEADTLPDTDDKAAVPAVAVTPEADEAAEILEAAEAVTQEQPALGGALTGTGLGSPVFKHRYGLDYAYLMGGMNDGISSQELVVQAGRAGCLAFLGAGGMKAAELGNAIRHIRRELGDSKLLGVSVTYHPIYPQQEEQLIDLLLQEKIRLVEASSYLTLTPALIKYRLLGLTLAEDGTVQSSHKIIAKVSRPDIASMFMSPAPARIVDKLLAQRQITAEQAELARLIPVADDLCAAGDSAGPTDQANLLSLLPTLIRLKKELAVTFAPVSRMHIGAAGGIGTPEAAAGLFLMGADFILTGSINQCTVESGTSPEVKELLAQVSVYDMAYVPSRELFELGGKAQVVKKGLFFPARANKLYELYRSTASIQQLDSKTKSQLEDKYFGRPLADVLESSRQAMPPEEQAAVQADPKQQLAAVLKWYMTRGRISAISGDSGNKVNYSIMCGPAMGAFNQWVKGSPLEVWRNRRAGDIAVRIMDGAARILRGEGYE; encoded by the coding sequence ATGCACAGCGAAATGGTGTTTATGTTCTCCGGGCAAGGCTCACAGTACCACAAGATGGGGTATGAATTGTTCGAAAAGCAGCCGGTATTCCGTCAATCCATGGAGCGTCTGGACCGGATCTTTCATGAGCTGACCGGCAAAAGTGTGATTACAGAGCTGTATCTGGGCACGAAGCGCAAAGGCTCCAAGTTCGAAGATATTGTCTATTCCCATCCCGCAATCTTCATGGTTCAGTATGCGCTGGCAGAAACATTGGCGGCAGAGGGCATCACCCCGCACTATATACTGGGTGTCAGTCTTGGAGAGTATGTTGCACTGGCTGTAGCTAAAGTGCTGACGCCGCAGCAGGCACTGGAGCTGATCGTGAAGCAAGTAGAGCTGCTCCGCGCAAACTGCACTACCGGTGCGATGATTGCCGTACTGGATCATGAACAGCTCTATCACGAGAACGTAGAGCTGAACTCCCGCTCGGAACTGATCGCGGTGAATTTCGACCAGCATTTCACCATTGCCTGCAGACGCGAGCAGGTTAAGGAAGTTCAGAAGTTCATCAAAGAGCGCGGCGTAGCCAGCCTGAAGCTGCCGGTCAATTACGCCTTTCACTCCTCATCTATCGACGAACTGGAGGAGCCTTACCGTACATATTTGCAGAAAATAGAGTACAAGTCTCCGGCCGGGGAAGTCACTCTGGTATCCTCTATGGCCGGAGGAATCGTGCAGAAGGTTGATGAATCGTTCCTGTGGGATGTGCTGAGGAAGCCGATGAACTTCCGGGGGGCACTTGAGAGTCTGGCTGCCGGGGGAGAACGGTTCTTTCTTGATCTGGGTCCTTCCGGCACCCTGGAGAATTTCAGCAAATACATTTTGGGGAAAAAGCAGTCCGGGCAAATCCGGTCCGTAATTACGCCGATGGGCAGTGAATTGAAGAAGCTGAATGAGCTCGTTGCTGAATGTACGCAAATGAACCTTGAGAAGGAGGCGGAGGAGCCGCTGATGAGCAAGAAAGCCTATTTATTTCCGGGACAGGGTGCACAGTTCGTTGGCATGGGAGGCAGTCTGTTCCAGGAGTATCCCGAATATACAGCGATTGCGGACCGGGTGCTCGGTTATTCCATTGAAGAGCTGTGCCTTAGGAACAGCAGTAACCTGCTGGATACTACTGCTTATACGCAGCCTGCGCTCTATGTCGTTAATGTGCTGTCCTATCTTAAGGAATTACAGAAGGGAAGCGGAACACCGGATTACGTAGCCGGACATAGCCTGGGTGAGTACAGTGCGCTCTATGCGGCGGGTGTGTTCGATTTCGAGACGGGACTGAGAATTGTGCAGCAACGGGGCGCACTGATGAATTCAGCCACCGGCGGCGGCATGGCCGCGGTCATCGGGCTGACAGAGGAAGAGGTCCTGCGGATTCTAGCACAGAACAGTCTCGACCAGCTGGATGTGGCTAATCTTAATACACCTACGCAGATCGCTGTCTCCGGTCTGAAGGAGGATGTCGAAGCCGCCAAAGAAATCTTCGAGAAGAACGGTGCTTCCGCTTATGTGATTCTGAATGTCAGCGGTGCTTTTCATTCCCGGTATATGCGCCCTTCAGCGATGCAATTCCGGGAATTCCTCAGCCAGTTCGAGTTCGCGCCGCCGTCTATTCCGGTCATTGCCAACCTGACAGCCCGGCCGTATTCGGCAGACGGCGCTCTGCACTATATGACCGAGCAGATGATCAGCAGTGTGAAATGGTCCGAATCTGTCCGTTATCTCATGGGCAGGCACCCGGACATGGAGCTGACCCAGATCGGCCCGGGACATGTAATCGCAGGACTGGTCAGCAAAATTCAGCGCGAAGCCGGACCGCTCATCGTCGATGATGCCGCCGAAGCGGCACTGGCCATCGCTGAAGCAGCCGCGACCGCCGAAGCAGATACGCTGCCGGACACGGATGACAAGGCTGCGGTGCCAGCCGTGGCTGTAACTCCGGAAGCTGACGAAGCTGCGGAAATCTTGGAGGCTGCAGAAGCTGTGACGCAAGAGCAGCCAGCCCTTGGAGGAGCTCTCACCGGGACCGGGCTGGGAAGCCCGGTATTCAAGCACCGGTACGGATTGGACTATGCATATCTGATGGGAGGCATGAATGACGGAATATCTTCACAGGAGCTGGTTGTGCAAGCCGGGAGAGCCGGCTGTCTCGCCTTTCTGGGAGCCGGCGGCATGAAGGCAGCGGAGCTTGGGAATGCAATCCGACATATCCGCCGGGAACTCGGGGACAGCAAGCTTCTTGGGGTGTCTGTCACCTATCACCCGATTTATCCGCAGCAGGAGGAGCAGCTGATCGATCTCCTGCTCCAGGAGAAGATCAGGCTGGTTGAAGCCTCCTCTTACCTCACCTTGACGCCAGCACTGATTAAATACCGTCTGCTGGGCCTTACACTGGCGGAGGATGGTACTGTGCAGAGCAGCCACAAGATCATCGCCAAGGTCTCGCGGCCCGACATTGCTTCCATGTTCATGTCGCCCGCTCCGGCCCGCATCGTGGACAAGCTGCTGGCACAGCGGCAGATTACGGCGGAGCAGGCGGAGCTGGCCCGGCTGATTCCGGTTGCGGATGATCTCTGCGCTGCCGGAGATTCGGCCGGGCCGACGGATCAGGCCAACCTTCTGAGCCTGCTGCCGACGCTTATCCGGCTGAAGAAAGAGCTGGCGGTCACCTTCGCTCCGGTGAGCAGGATGCATATCGGCGCTGCCGGAGGCATCGGAACACCGGAGGCTGCCGCAGGACTGTTCCTGATGGGTGCGGATTTCATTCTGACCGGGTCCATTAATCAGTGTACGGTGGAGAGCGGCACCAGCCCAGAGGTCAAAGAGCTGCTGGCGCAGGTGAGTGTATACGACATGGCATATGTGCCTTCCCGTGAGCTGTTCGAGCTGGGCGGCAAGGCCCAGGTGGTCAAGAAAGGGCTGTTCTTCCCGGCTAGAGCCAACAAATTATATGAGCTGTACCGCAGCACCGCCTCTATTCAGCAGCTGGACAGCAAGACGAAGTCCCAGCTCGAAGACAAATACTTCGGCCGGCCTTTGGCGGATGTTCTGGAGTCCAGCCGCCAGGCGATGCCGCCTGAAGAACAGGCTGCTGTCCAGGCAGATCCGAAGCAGCAGCTTGCCGCAGTTCTCAAATGGTACATGACCCGGGGCAGGATTTCCGCCATCTCCGGGGATTCCGGCAACAAGGTCAATTACAGCATCATGTGCGGCCCTGCTATGGGAGCCTTCAACCAATGGGTGAAGGGAAGCCCGCTGGAAGTCTGGAGAAACCGCCGGGCGGGCGATATAGCGGTCAGGATCATGGACGGGGCAGCCCGGATTCTAAGAGGAGAGGGATACGAATGA
- a CDS encoding beta-ketoacyl synthase N-terminal-like domain-containing protein — protein sequence MRISERAPGYRYADYRPVYVTGMGIVSAAASGTEAFSQALRHGRSGIGYLEGLTYADGQPLIGAALPEEGLEPAFLCYKGDLSRNAGRLFRISGKSVKASALAAAQAWQEAKLNITKPEAERIGLLIAGSNISPAISYAAMTACGGQPELLHPRYALNYMDTCQLGVLSEMFGIRGEGATVGGASASGNAAVLRAAQMIQLGIADVCMVIGPLADLSPLELQSFLNIGAYGGRSFHSAPAHACRPFDSRHEGFIFGQAAACLILEGADSAEAREAEVLATIAGGAASLDAHSLSDPNEDGQVRTMELALRTAGLGPSGVDYINAHGTSTPLGDVTELRSIARVFGSHTPGLRLNSTKTLTGHCLYAAGVVEAVATILQMQGEYLHPLPWLEEPVSPNYRFAARQAEPASITCGLSNSYGFGGINTGIIIRKGAS from the coding sequence ATGAGAATCTCTGAGCGCGCACCTGGTTACCGGTATGCTGATTACCGCCCGGTATACGTTACCGGGATGGGGATTGTCAGCGCGGCTGCAAGCGGCACCGAAGCCTTCAGCCAGGCGCTGCGGCACGGACGCAGCGGAATAGGCTATCTTGAAGGGTTAACCTATGCGGACGGGCAACCGCTGATCGGTGCAGCCCTGCCGGAGGAAGGGCTTGAGCCAGCCTTCCTCTGTTATAAAGGGGATTTATCGCGGAATGCCGGCCGGTTATTCCGTATCTCCGGCAAATCGGTTAAGGCCTCAGCACTGGCCGCTGCCCAGGCCTGGCAGGAGGCGAAGCTGAATATAACCAAGCCTGAGGCGGAGCGGATTGGACTGCTTATAGCCGGAAGCAATATTTCACCGGCAATCAGCTATGCAGCCATGACGGCATGCGGGGGGCAGCCGGAGCTGCTCCATCCCCGTTATGCTCTGAATTACATGGATACCTGCCAGCTCGGGGTACTAAGCGAGATGTTCGGCATCCGCGGAGAAGGGGCCACGGTTGGCGGGGCTTCAGCTAGCGGCAATGCGGCAGTGCTTAGAGCAGCGCAGATGATTCAGCTGGGCATAGCCGATGTCTGTATGGTTATTGGTCCCCTGGCTGATCTGTCCCCGCTGGAGCTGCAAAGCTTCCTTAACATAGGAGCCTACGGCGGCCGGAGCTTCCATTCGGCCCCTGCTCATGCATGCCGTCCCTTCGACAGCCGGCATGAGGGCTTCATCTTCGGGCAGGCCGCCGCCTGCCTGATCCTGGAGGGAGCCGACAGCGCGGAGGCCCGGGAAGCAGAGGTGCTGGCCACCATTGCGGGAGGCGCAGCTTCGCTGGATGCCCATAGCCTGTCCGATCCGAATGAGGACGGACAGGTGCGGACCATGGAGCTGGCGCTGCGTACCGCCGGACTTGGCCCCTCAGGGGTAGATTATATCAATGCGCATGGCACCTCAACACCGCTGGGGGATGTGACAGAGCTGAGATCCATCGCCCGGGTATTCGGCAGCCACACGCCTGGCCTGAGGCTGAATTCGACCAAAACACTGACCGGACATTGTCTGTATGCGGCCGGAGTAGTTGAAGCCGTGGCGACGATTCTCCAGATGCAGGGGGAATATCTTCATCCACTGCCCTGGCTGGAGGAGCCGGTTAGCCCGAATTACCGGTTCGCCGCGAGGCAGGCGGAGCCTGCAAGCATTACCTGCGGGCTCAGCAATTCCTACGGCTTCGGGGGAATCAACACCGGGATTATTATCAGAAAAGGAGCAAGCTGA